One window from the genome of Pieris napi chromosome 3, ilPieNapi1.2, whole genome shotgun sequence encodes:
- the LOC125063767 gene encoding myrosinase 1-like, whose product MTRLSLLLLTFCIAVAHSKLSERHEVRKFPEGFLFGTATASYQVEGAWNIDGKSENIWDHLTHTKPCVISDCSNGDIADDSYHLYKRDVEMMRELGLDYYRFSLSWTRILPNSFPDVINQAGIDYYNNLINELLKHNIEPMITLYHWDLPQKLQTLGGWANPHIVNWFADFARVAFDHFGDRVKYWITINEPYQICNDGYGDEAMAPMLNMKGVAEYMCSKNLLVAHATAYHIYDKEYRDKWNGIVFIGYSALWFEPESEEHEQAANDTNDFTWGQYVHPIFSETGGYPQAMKERIAAKSAQQGYPRSRLIDFSPEEIEFVKGSADAFGLNHYMTLMVYRNESVDTMYDSPSFSDDTGTDAYILPEVQIGESQKVLSVPWGFYNLLTAIRERYGNPPIYITENGYGSDPGLNDDHRVYYYRDYLSAMLDAMEEGSDVRAYTAWSLLDNFEWRSGYTRRFGLYEVDYNSPERTRTPRKSAYVYKEILRTRSLDHHYEPDMSAPLTIDEGH is encoded by the exons ATGACCAGACTCAGTTTAct GTTGTTAACGTTTTGTATTGCTGTGGCGCATAGCAAGCTGTCAGAGCGACATGAAGTGAGGAAATTTCCGGAAGGTTTCCTCTTTGGAACAGCGACTGCATCCTATCAAGTGGAGGGAGCTTGGAATATAGATG GCAAATCTGAAAATATCTGGGATCATTTGACACATACAAAACCATGTGTGATATCAGATTGTTCAAATGGCGACATTGCCGACGACTCCTACCACTTGTACAAAAGGGACGTTGAAATGATGAGAGAACTAGGTCTGGACTACTATAGATTTTCCCTTTCTTGGACTAGAATACTACCCAACAGTTTCCCCGATGTTATCAACCAGGCTGGCATCGACTATTATAACAATTTGATCAACGAACTATTAAAACACAACATTGAACCCATGATTACGCTGTACCATTGGGATCTGCCTCAAAAGTTGCAAACATTAGGTGGTTGGGCGAACCCTCATATTGTTAATTGGTTTGCTGATTTTGCTAGGGTAGCCTTTGACCATTTCGGAGATAGAGTAAAGTATTGGATCACAATAAACGAGCCATACCAGATATGTAATGATGGATACGGCGATGAAGCCATGGCTCCAATGTTGAACATGAAAGGTGTAGCAGAGTACATGTGTTCAAAGAATTTGTTGGTGGCTCATGCTACAGCCTATCACATTTATGATAAAGAATATAGAGACAAATGGAATGGCATCGTTTTCATAGGATACAGTGCTCTGTGGTTTGAGCCGGAAAGTGAAGAACATGAACAGGCAGCAAATGATACTAATGATTTTACG tgGGGTCAGTACGTGCATCCTATATTCTCTGAAACCGGAGGCTATCCACAGGCTATGAAGGAAAGAATTGCCGCTAAAAGCGCACAGCAGGGCTATCCTAGGAGCCGGCTCATTGATTTTTCTCCAGAAGAAATCGAGTTTGTTAAGGGAAGCGCTGATGCATTTGGTCTTAACCATTACATGACTCTTATGGTTTATAGAAATGAATCCGTTGATACTATGTATGATTCACCATCATTTAGCGATGATACTGGTACAGACGCGTACATTTTACCGGAAGTGCAGATTGGAGAGTCCCAAAAAGTACTT tcagTACCATGGGGCTTTTATAATCTACTGACTGCTATCCGAGAAAGATATGGAAATCCTCCCATATATATTACTGAGAATGGTTACGGTTCCGACCCTGGTCTGAACGATGATCACCGAGTTTATTATTACCGGGACTATCTGTCAGCTATGTTAGACGCCATGGAGGAAGGGTCGGATGTCAGAGCATACACAGCCTGGAGTTTGCTGGATAACTTCGAATGGAGATCTGGTTATAC gAGACGTTTTGGTCTGTACGAGGTGGATTACAATAGTCCAGAACGCACACGCACGCCAAGAAAATCAGCGTATGTTTACAAAGAGATTCTGCGTACGCGCAGTTTGGACCATCACTATGAACCCGACATGTCGGCCCCACTTACTATTGACGAAGGTCATTAA
- the LOC125063769 gene encoding myrosinase 1-like, producing the protein MTRLSILLLTFCIAAAQSKRSERHEVRKFPEGFLFGTATASYQVEGAWNIDGKSENIWDHLTHTKPCEISDCSNGDIADDSYHLYKRDVEMMRELGLDYYRFSLSWTRILPNSFPDVINQAGIDYYNNLINELLKHNIEPMITLYHWDLPQKLQTLGGWANPHIVNWFADFARVVFDHFGDRVKYWITINEPYQICNDGYGDTAKAPMLNMKGVAEYMCSKNLLMAHATAYHIYDKEYRDKWNGIVFVGYSAQWYEPESEEHEQAANDANDFMWAQYVHPIFSETGGYPQVMKERIASKSAQQGYPRSRLIDFSPEEIEFVKGSADAFGLNHYTTRMVYRNESVDTMFDSPSFFDDIGTVQYTLPEWQIGESQKVYSVPWGFYNLLTAIRERYGNPPIYITENGFATRPGLKDDHRVHYYREYLSAMLDAMEEGSDVRAYTAWSLLDNFEWKFGYTERFGLYEVDYNSPERTRTPRKSAYVYKEILRTRSLDHHYEPDMSAPLTIDEGH; encoded by the exons ATGACCAGACTCAGTATACT CTTGTTAACGTTTTGTATTGCTGCGGCGCAAAGCAAGCGGTCAGAGCGACATGAAGTGAGGAAATTTCCAGAAGGTTTCCTCTTTGGAACAGCGACTGCATCCTATCAAGTGGAGGGAGCTTGGAATATAGATG GCAAATCTGAAAATATCTGGGATCATTTGACACATACAAAACCATGTGAGATATCAGATTGTTCAAATGGCGACATTGCCGACGACTCCTACCACTTGTACAAAAGGGACGTTGAAATGATGAGAGAACTAGGTCTGGACTACTATAGATTTTCCCTTTCTTGGACTAGAATACTACCCAACAGTTTCCCCGATGTTATCAACCAGGCTGGCATCGACTATTATAACAATTTGATCAACGAACTATTAAAACACAACATTGAACCCATGATTACGCTGTACCATTGGGATCTGCCTCAAAAATTGCAAACATTAGGAGGTTGGGCGAACCCTCATATTGTTAATTGGTTTGCTGATTTTGCTAGGGTAGTCTTTGACCATTTCGGAGATAGAGTAAAGTATTGGATCACAATAAACGAGCCATACCAGATATGTAATGATGGATACGGTGATACCGCCAAGGCGCCGATGTTAAACATGAAAGGTGTAGCAGAGTACATGTGCTCAAAGAATTTGTTGATGGCTCATGCAACAGCCTATCACATTTATGATAAAGAATATAGAGACAAATGGAATGGCATCGTTTTTGTAGGATACAGTGCTCAGTGGTATGAGCCTGAAAGTGAAGAACATGAACAGGCAGCTAATGATGCTAATGATTTTATG tgGGCTCAGTACGTGCATCCTATATTCTCTGAAACCGGAGGCTACCCACAGGTTATGAAAGAAAGAATTGCCTCTAAAAGCGCACAGCAGGGCTATCCTAGGAGCCGGCTCATTGATTTTTCCCCAGAAGAAATCGAGTTTGTTAAGGGAAGCGCTGATGCATTTGGTCTTAACCATTACACAACTCGTATGGTGTATAGAAATGAATCGGTTGATACTATGTTTGATTCACCATCATTTTTCGATGATATTGGTACAGTCCAGTACACTTTACCGGAATGGCAGATTGGAGAGTCCCAAAAAGTATAT tcagTACCATGGGGCTTTTATAATCTACTGACTGCTATCCGAGAAAGATATGGAAATCCTCCCATATATATTACGGAGAATGGTTTCGCTACCCGTCCTGGTCTGAAAGATGATCACCGAGTTCATTATTACCGGGAATATCTGTCAGCTATGTTAGACGCCATGGAGGAAGGGTCGGATGTCAGAGCATACACAGCCTGGAGTTTGCTGGATAATTTCGAATGGAAATTTGGTTATAC GGAGCGTTTTGGTCTGTACGAGGTGGATTACAATAGTCCAGAACGCACACGCACGCCAAGAAAATCCGCGTATGTTTACAAAGAGATCCTTCGTACGCGCAGTTTGGACCATCACTATGAACCGGACATGTCGGCCCCACTTACTATTGACGAAggtcattaa
- the LOC125048493 gene encoding probable ubiquitin carboxyl-terminal hydrolase 9 has product MPVNSRPKKNQGVNRSKYSLSLNKNNAANLNSVVQKTVSPITNDQKENRPVKRPLQSTYQNTLNAAKKLKPLRETTLQAGSFVKTTLEVLEPKTGSTAMLNGHHASDNQYGGPQSKTPIATLSNMGNTCFLNSVLYTLRYAPQFVHNLHHLVSDLGRVEQKLGSIRLKSSSLGRSAAGIASSGTRSWSSKDLLSLGQSDNNSAKSKIQVVTEKLHETYVNLRAGESKCINSGSNDSSPEAFAPDAFLSALRDVNSTFEGNRQQDAHELLVCILDNIRETCRALSARASRLQLQENGDSNGLGRAQNIEDGGKTLGHLRKSWKKRKDVKLNDKRTSPTEERPPSPSDPERDERSQPGWDFVAESFEGTMVVRTMCLECETVTEKAQAVCELCVPVGEDDSADEPFRAACLSSEYLRDQNKYWCERCLRYNEARRSVAYSRLPRLLVLQLKRFSGGMEKITRYAPTPLLMPCFCEPCSKRPQENSPTHRYVLWGVIMHFGQTLTGGHYVAYTRDNSQGDLKCDRETDNTTTNTGSSFMRTLFSRPRNQQTGCTAKECCVPRQRPEIGWLSCDDDVVKPISNEEFEDLLSPEPKTGSGSTPYLLFYVKSEVG; this is encoded by the exons ATGCCCGTAAACTCTAGGCCGAAAAAGAACCAGGGAGTCAATAGAAGTAAATATTCACTGTCTCTTAATAAGAATAATGCAGCAAATCTGAACAGTGTAGTTCAGAAAACAGTTTCCCCTATAACTAACGATCAAAAAGAGAACAGGCCTGTTAAAAGACCTCTACAGAGTACCTATCAAAATACATTGAATGCTGCTAAAAAGTTGAAACCATTAAGAGAAACAACATTACAAGCAG gTTCATTTGTGAAAACCACCCTCGAAGTGCTAGAACCAAAGACAGGTAGTACTGCCATGTTGAATGGCCACCATGCATCAGATAATCAGTATGGGGGCCCACAGTCAAAAACCCCTATTGCTACACTCTCAAACATGGGGAATACTTGTTTTCTCAATAGTGTCTTATATACATTGAG ATATGCCCCGCAGTTTGTTCACAACCTCCATCATTTAGTCTCAGATTTGGGAAGGGTAGAACAAAAGCTTGGTAGCATCAGGTTAAAAAGTTCCTCCCTGGGTAGAAGTGCAGCAGGAATCGCTTCTTCAGGAACAAGGTCATGGAGTAGCAAAGATTTACTTTCATTGGGGCAGTCAGATAATAATTCAGCAAAAAGTAAAATTCAG GTGGTGACAGAGAAACTTCATGAGACATATGTAAACCTTCGAGCGGGAGAAAGCAAATGTATCAACAGTGGCTCCAATGATTCCAGTCCAGAGGCCTTTGCACCTGATGCTTTCTTATCTGCTTTGAGAGATGTTAACTCCACATTTGAAG gtaacAGACAACAAGATGCGCACGAGTTATTAGTGTGTATACTGGACAATATTCGTGAGACATGTCGCGCTTTGAGTGCGCGAGCGTCGCGGCTTCAGTTACAGGAGAATGGGGACag CAATGGCCTTGGTCGGGCCCAAAACATTGAAGATGGTGGAAAAACATTAGGCCATCTACGCAAGTCGTGGAAAAAACGCAAGGACGTGAAATTAAATGATAAACGTACTTCACCTACGGAGGAACGGCCGCCTTCGCCCTCTGATCCTGAGAGAGATGAGAGGTCACAACCCGGCTGGGATTTTGTCGCGGAAAGCTTTGAAG GTACCATGGTAGTACGGACAATGTGCCTGGAATGTGAGACTGTGACGGAGAAGGCTCAGGCAGTGTGTGAGCTTTGTGTTCCAGTTGGTGAAGACGATTCTGCCGATGAGCCCTTCCGCGCCGCTTGTCTTTCCAGCGAATATTTACGCGATCAGAAtaag TACTGGTGCGAGCGTTGTCTTCGCTACAATGAAGCCAGACGAAGTGTGGCCTACTCACGTCTTCCGAGACTCTTAGTTCTCCAGCTGAAGCGATTTAGCGGTGGTATGGAGAAGATCACCCGGTATGCCCCCACCCCGCTGTTGATGCCGTGTTTTTGCGAGCCCTGCTCTAAACGACCGCAAGAAAATTCTCCTACACATAG GTATGTCCTATGGGGGGTGATAATGCACTTTGGACAAACATTAACTGGTGGACACTATGTCGCATACACACGAGACAACTCCCAAGGAGATCTCAAATGTGACAGAGAGACTGATAACACTACAACTAACACTGGAAGCAGCTTCATGAGGACACTCTTTAGCAGACCCAGGAACCAACAAACTGGTTGTACGGCAAAAGAATGCTGTGTCCCAAGACAAAGGCCGGAGATTGGGTGGCTTTCCTGTGATGATGACGTGGTGAAACCAATCTCGAATGAG